The genomic DNA CAGGAGCAGAACGGGCGATTTTCTGGACGCGTAAACAACTCGAGATTGGCGATCAGTCCAAGAACGAGCGCCGTTGGGAATTCCTGGGTGAATTACCCCGTTTACGTCGGGAAGAGAAGTATATGTTCGTGCATGGCTCGGCACGAAATCCATTAAATGAATATGTCTTCCCAGAAGATATTTATCATCAACGCAAAATGGAACGGATTTTCAGCCTGGTGGAACGGCATTGTTTCCAGGGGCATACACATATTCCAGGCGTTTTTACGGATGATCTCAATTTTCTTGCACCTGAAGAGATTGATTTCCGTTACGAACTCGGAGAGCACAAAGCGTTGATCAATGTTGGCTCAGTTGGCCAACCAAGAAATGGAGATTCCCGCTCATCTTACGTTATCGTGGATGAGGGAACGATTCATTTTCAACGCGTCGTTTACGATTATAAGAAGACGGCTGAGAAGATTTATCAGATTCCCGAACTCGATAATTTTTTGGGAGATCGACTGGGAGAAGGTCGCTGATAAGCTGTATGAGGACCTGCGGTTTCCGGACATCGATTGTGGATATCCTCCCGTCATAGACTTATGGCGTAATGCTGATGTATGTCCGAAGTGTCGCAGTTCACGACATGTTTCTCCCCAGTAGACTTTATCACGGTTAGATTACTGCGGAAATTGATTTTCGCAGATACTATTTTTGAAGAAGAGTTTCGATCGATGGATCAACAACGGCGTCTGGTAACGTTTTTTCTGCTCTCGATGGGCGTGATGTTCCTCTGGTTCAATCACGGCTTGCCGTTTTTCTTTCCGGAATTGACGAAGCGGAAAGCCGCCCAGCAAATCGCGGCTCAAAAAGAAAAAGAGGCTCAAAACGAGGTCGGCCCCCCTGCCGGAACAAGCAGTCCGTCTAATCCGAACCTCTCTCAGAATGGTGCAAGTTCCGCAGAGAAACTCAATTCCGATACAACTGCTCAAGCAGATCCTAAACCCGAGGAAATCAAACTCGAAGAATTCCCTTCGCGTCTGATTACCCTGGGCAGCAGTGACCTGAAATCGAAAGATTACATGCAGGTCGATTTGACTTCACAGGGAGCAGCGGTGCTGTCACTGCAGTTGAATGATCCCCGCTATCGCGAACTGACGGACCGGAATCAGCCACTGCATTTACTCGGAACTGTCGAGGGAAGTTCACGCGTCAGCTTCGATATGAAAAGCGGATCCGTCGATCATTTGCTCATGGAGTACGGCAAGACTCTCGAAACGGTCAACTGGAGAGTCGATGATGCATCGTTGA from Rubinisphaera italica includes the following:
- a CDS encoding metallophosphoesterase family protein, whose product is MFAIISDIHGNLEALQAVLADIASKDISKLYCLGDIIGYGPNPGECIDLVMEKAQVTILGNHDQAAMFDPEGFNAGAERAIFWTRKQLEIGDQSKNERRWEFLGELPRLRREEKYMFVHGSARNPLNEYVFPEDIYHQRKMERIFSLVERHCFQGHTHIPGVFTDDLNFLAPEEIDFRYELGEHKALINVGSVGQPRNGDSRSSYVIVDEGTIHFQRVVYDYKKTAEKIYQIPELDNFLGDRLGEGR